In one Ornithinimicrobium pratense genomic region, the following are encoded:
- a CDS encoding AfsR/SARP family transcriptional regulator, with translation MKAVVAVLGSTTLVVDGAAVTLPARPRAVLTALAVTSPDVLAPARLADALWRGNPPRSAANAIQVYVSAIRKGAHEAGWVGDFVLHRDDGYLLDPEVLVDLDQLQGAVTEAQRLLDRRDPVGAEQLLAGRTNLDPARVLADLPAEFGPSVRHAGQALLERARLLRLRTLIWSGRGEEALPTLLGLCDEHPERGDAVELAALAYYASSRPAEALELLRRHSDHLRHAFGLDPGEWLHVLQGRILSNDLTLLPDVDLSTTVVCPHTPANAVWDAAVCARAVGGMLAGGATSEDMPPCLPRSVTQLGEWPFLLELVAGVKEHQGNVAAPVANETLTTQLKSPRTY, from the coding sequence ATGAAGGCGGTCGTCGCCGTGCTCGGGAGCACGACGTTGGTGGTCGACGGTGCAGCGGTGACGTTGCCCGCCCGCCCGCGCGCGGTGCTCACTGCCCTGGCGGTGACCTCTCCCGACGTCCTCGCGCCAGCACGGCTCGCGGACGCCCTCTGGCGCGGCAATCCGCCTCGCTCGGCGGCGAACGCCATCCAGGTCTACGTCTCAGCGATCCGCAAGGGCGCGCACGAGGCCGGCTGGGTGGGCGACTTCGTCCTGCACCGGGACGACGGCTACCTGCTCGACCCGGAGGTCCTGGTCGACCTCGACCAGCTGCAGGGCGCGGTGACTGAGGCCCAGCGCCTGCTCGACCGGCGCGACCCCGTCGGGGCCGAGCAGCTGCTGGCCGGACGCACCAACCTCGACCCCGCGCGCGTGCTGGCCGACCTGCCTGCGGAGTTCGGCCCTTCGGTGCGGCACGCGGGCCAAGCCTTGCTGGAGCGGGCCCGGCTGCTGCGGCTGCGGACCCTGATCTGGAGCGGCCGCGGTGAGGAGGCGCTGCCCACCCTGTTGGGGTTGTGCGACGAGCACCCCGAGCGGGGCGACGCGGTGGAGCTCGCCGCCCTGGCCTACTACGCCTCGAGCAGGCCCGCCGAGGCACTGGAGCTGCTGCGCCGGCACAGCGACCACCTGCGCCACGCCTTCGGCCTCGACCCGGGGGAGTGGCTGCACGTCCTACAGGGGCGGATCCTCAGCAACGACCTGACCCTGCTGCCGGACGTGGACCTCAGCACGACGGTGGTCTGTCCGCACACCCCCGCCAACGCGGTGTGGGACGCCGCCGTGTGCGCCCGCGCGGTCGGTGGGATGCTGGCCGGCGGAGCCACCAGCGAGGACATGCCTCCGTGCCTGCCGCGCAGCGTGACCCAGCTGGGCGAGTGGCCCTTCTTGCTCGAGCTCGTCGCGGGGGTCAAGGAGCATCAGGGCAACGTTGCTGCGCCCGTCGCGAATGAGACGCTCACGACCCAGCTGAAGAGCCCGCGTACGTATTGA
- a CDS encoding NADPH-dependent FMN reductase, whose amino-acid sequence MVTYQVGYFVGSLSSTSINRTLSKALIHHAPDDLRFTEIPIKDLPLYSPDFDEEFPPEGRALKDAIAASDAVLFLTPEYNRSIPGALKNALDWASRPYGQNSFDHMPVAVIGASPSGIGTALAQQSLRGVLSYCNARQMTAPEAYITFTPDVYAEDGSVSDPELENVLTDYMQEFRDHIERVLTVLPRS is encoded by the coding sequence ATCGTGACCTACCAGGTCGGCTACTTCGTGGGCAGCCTGTCGTCCACGTCCATCAACCGGACGCTGAGCAAGGCGCTGATCCACCATGCCCCCGACGACCTCAGGTTCACCGAGATCCCGATCAAGGACCTGCCTCTCTACAGCCCGGACTTCGACGAGGAGTTCCCCCCGGAGGGTCGCGCCCTCAAGGACGCGATCGCCGCATCGGACGCCGTCCTGTTCCTCACCCCGGAGTACAACCGCTCGATCCCGGGGGCGCTGAAGAACGCCCTGGACTGGGCCTCGCGCCCGTACGGCCAGAACTCCTTCGACCACATGCCCGTCGCCGTCATCGGCGCCTCGCCCAGCGGCATCGGCACCGCGCTGGCCCAGCAGAGCCTGCGGGGCGTGCTGAGCTATTGCAACGCCCGGCAGATGACCGCCCCGGAGGCCTACATCACCTTCACCCCGGACGTGTATGCCGAGGACGGCTCGGTGAGCGACCCGGAGCTGGAGAACGTCCTGACCGACTACATGCAGGAGTTCCGCGATCACATCGAGCGGGTGCTGACCGTGCTGCCGCGCAGCTGA
- a CDS encoding GntR family transcriptional regulator translates to MLVVDPGSAEPPFAQVRRQLAEQIRSGQLSPGDRLPTVRRLAGDLEIAPNTVARAYRELETEGLIQGRGRAGTYVSAGASTDQATAPADTPAIRDPLLLAAARRAADAYARQARDLGLSPADALALARVALGG, encoded by the coding sequence ATGCTGGTCGTCGACCCGGGGTCGGCCGAGCCGCCCTTCGCTCAGGTTCGGCGCCAACTAGCCGAGCAGATCCGGAGCGGGCAGCTCTCGCCGGGGGACCGGTTGCCGACGGTGCGCCGGCTGGCCGGGGATCTGGAGATCGCCCCCAACACCGTGGCCCGGGCCTACCGTGAGCTCGAGACCGAGGGGCTGATCCAGGGCCGGGGACGGGCCGGGACCTACGTCTCGGCGGGCGCGTCGACGGACCAAGCCACGGCCCCCGCAGACACCCCCGCCATCCGCGACCCCTTGCTCCTGGCGGCCGCCCGACGCGCCGCCGACGCCTATGCCCGGCAGGCCCGCGACCTCGGACTCTCCCCGGCTGACGCCTTGGCGCTGGCCAGGGTCGCGCTGGGCGGCTGA
- a CDS encoding FHA domain-containing protein: MTVTCPEGHQSEATDYCDICGTPIGGGSGSAEATGAGFAGPSGAPGSSTPGPAIPQAGPDSVLDLDPAPAPAPTLTCPHCGALNVADALFCEACGYDFTTGAAPLGSEPVVPDQGAPAASSALDLRDDAGDGAGDDGGAGARGEVAGAPEEAGVDEGPGDEEEAVESADAGDDVASEHAAAEEPVNHAAAEEPVAAASREEAADAAPRPVPASEPQPEPEPRRDPEPPPPAAPSPADAGGAVAAHVRPRHTPPSRVLSDTWVVEVWIDPDWYAVQQTEEACPSPGLPDIVVVHRNVVLIGRPSGSLGVRPDVDAGADSAVSRRHAQLTSDGSRWWIEDLGSSNGTYVGSVGEPPPTEPIRQRVEIDRDDRIYVGAWTRLVLRQATASEQAGQG, translated from the coding sequence GTGACGGTCACCTGTCCCGAGGGTCACCAGAGCGAGGCGACCGACTACTGCGACATCTGCGGCACCCCCATCGGGGGCGGGTCGGGCAGCGCCGAGGCGACCGGTGCCGGGTTCGCAGGTCCGAGCGGTGCCCCAGGGTCCTCGACGCCTGGCCCGGCCATCCCGCAGGCGGGACCAGACTCGGTGCTCGATCTAGACCCGGCCCCTGCACCTGCCCCGACGCTGACCTGCCCGCACTGCGGCGCGCTCAACGTCGCCGACGCGCTCTTCTGCGAGGCCTGCGGCTACGACTTCACCACCGGCGCCGCTCCGCTCGGCTCCGAGCCGGTCGTGCCGGACCAGGGCGCACCGGCCGCATCGAGTGCCCTGGACCTGAGGGACGACGCCGGGGATGGCGCTGGCGACGACGGTGGCGCTGGGGCCCGGGGAGAAGTTGCTGGGGCCCCGGAAGAGGCTGGGGTCGATGAGGGGCCCGGCGACGAGGAGGAGGCTGTCGAGTCCGCGGACGCCGGCGACGACGTCGCCTCCGAGCACGCCGCGGCCGAGGAGCCGGTGAACCACGCCGCGGCTGAGGAACCGGTGGCCGCCGCGTCCCGAGAGGAGGCGGCCGACGCAGCCCCGCGCCCCGTGCCCGCGTCCGAGCCCCAGCCCGAGCCCGAGCCGCGCCGAGATCCGGAGCCGCCACCCCCGGCAGCGCCCTCCCCCGCCGATGCCGGCGGGGCAGTCGCAGCGCACGTGCGGCCGCGGCATACCCCGCCCTCGCGCGTGCTCTCGGACACCTGGGTGGTCGAGGTGTGGATCGACCCGGACTGGTATGCCGTGCAGCAGACCGAGGAGGCCTGCCCCAGCCCGGGGCTGCCGGACATCGTGGTGGTGCACCGCAACGTGGTGCTCATCGGGCGCCCGTCGGGCAGCCTCGGGGTGCGGCCCGACGTGGACGCCGGCGCCGACTCGGCGGTGTCCCGACGACACGCACAGCTGACCAGCGACGGGTCCCGCTGGTGGATCGAGGATCTGGGCAGCAGCAACGGCACCTATGTCGGGTCCGTCGGCGAGCCGCCGCCCACCGAGCCGATCCGCCAGCGGGTCGAGATCGACCGGGACGACCGGATCTACGTGGGAGCCTGGACCCGGCTCGTGCTGCGCCAGGCGACCGCGTCGGAGCAGGCCGGCCAGGGCTGA
- a CDS encoding alcohol dehydrogenase catalytic domain-containing protein — translation MRALLFDAFGELPYVAEVAVPEPEPGGVVVAVEATGLCRSDWHAWQGHDDDIRDLPHVPGHEFAGVVHAVGAGVDQVVVGDRVVVPFVCGCGTCAVCRAGGSHVCPDQWQPGFNGPGSFAEYVAVPRADANVVPLPGQVSADVAAGLGCRFATAYRGVVDVARVREGERVVVLGCGGVGLAAVMVAAAQGAEVVAVDIAEAALELAVDAGATHTVDAAERDTVEAVRGLWPHGADVAVDALGSVQTARAATFTLRTHGRHLQIGLLPPAVVQDRATVPMHVVIARELRVLGSHGMPAVDYPRMLQDVATGRLTPERLISRRITLEEAPAALAAMDTGTTPGVTIIRP, via the coding sequence ATGCGCGCCCTCCTCTTCGACGCCTTCGGCGAGCTGCCCTATGTCGCCGAGGTGGCCGTCCCCGAGCCGGAGCCGGGCGGGGTGGTCGTCGCCGTGGAGGCGACCGGCCTGTGCCGCTCGGACTGGCACGCCTGGCAGGGCCACGACGATGACATCCGCGACCTGCCGCACGTGCCGGGTCACGAGTTCGCCGGTGTGGTGCATGCGGTCGGGGCCGGGGTGGACCAGGTGGTGGTCGGTGATCGGGTGGTGGTCCCGTTCGTGTGCGGGTGCGGCACCTGCGCGGTATGCCGTGCCGGTGGCTCCCACGTCTGCCCCGACCAGTGGCAGCCCGGGTTCAACGGGCCCGGGTCGTTCGCGGAGTACGTCGCCGTCCCCCGCGCCGACGCTAACGTCGTGCCGCTGCCGGGGCAGGTCAGTGCCGACGTCGCGGCGGGTCTCGGCTGCCGGTTCGCGACCGCATACCGGGGTGTGGTCGATGTGGCGCGGGTCCGCGAGGGTGAGCGGGTCGTGGTCCTCGGGTGCGGCGGGGTCGGGCTCGCCGCGGTGATGGTCGCGGCCGCCCAGGGTGCGGAGGTCGTCGCGGTCGACATTGCGGAGGCTGCGCTGGAGCTGGCGGTCGACGCCGGCGCCACGCACACCGTCGACGCCGCGGAGCGGGACACCGTGGAGGCGGTCCGGGGCCTCTGGCCGCACGGCGCGGACGTCGCGGTGGACGCGCTCGGCAGCGTGCAGACGGCCCGCGCCGCGACCTTCACCCTGCGCACCCATGGCCGGCACCTGCAGATCGGGCTGCTGCCGCCCGCGGTGGTGCAGGATCGGGCGACGGTGCCGATGCACGTCGTCATCGCCCGCGAGCTGCGAGTGCTGGGCAGCCACGGGATGCCGGCGGTCGACTATCCCCGGATGCTGCAGGACGTCGCGACCGGCCGGCTGACCCCCGAGCGGCTGATCTCCCGGAGAATCACCCTGGAGGAGGCACCCGCGGCTCTGGCCGCGATGGACACCGGGACCACGCCCGGGGTGACGATCATCCGACCCTGA